In one window of Methanosarcina vacuolata Z-761 DNA:
- a CDS encoding DUF6492 family protein: protein MANTIIKLIIVRRIWYLFIYKKLQKIFYFNQNRNSNSNIPIDILIPATEKDLATLPCTIKSVRLYIKHPITTIYVIAPDSEKIKSVCSKEKCRYLNEDAILPITKKDIDYKVKDIDRSGWLFQQLLKLSGDKICTQEYFLVIDADTVLLKPHTFLIKNKTLFMYSDEYHLPYFKMYKKIVGVEANSCVSFVSHQMLFHKPKLYALKKKIEENTQSSWYSAIINNIDKNETSGFSEYETYGNFVLSNYPQNIKREYFFNISLNSKKIVELDRIAINLSKKYRSVSFHSYNR, encoded by the coding sequence GATATGGTACCTTTTTATTTATAAAAAATTGCAAAAAATTTTTTATTTTAACCAAAATAGAAATAGTAATAGTAATATTCCAATTGATATTCTGATACCTGCTACAGAAAAAGATTTGGCTACTCTTCCGTGTACTATTAAATCAGTTAGATTGTATATAAAGCATCCAATTACCACTATATATGTTATAGCACCAGATTCAGAGAAGATAAAATCAGTGTGTTCCAAAGAAAAATGTAGATACTTAAATGAAGATGCTATTTTACCAATAACTAAAAAAGACATAGATTACAAAGTTAAAGACATAGATAGGTCAGGATGGCTTTTCCAGCAATTACTGAAATTAAGTGGGGATAAAATTTGCACACAAGAATATTTTTTAGTTATAGATGCTGATACCGTTCTCCTTAAACCACATACATTTTTAATCAAAAATAAAACATTATTCATGTACTCGGATGAGTATCATTTACCTTATTTCAAAATGTATAAAAAGATAGTAGGTGTTGAAGCGAATTCATGTGTTTCATTTGTTAGTCATCAGATGCTATTTCACAAACCAAAATTATATGCCTTAAAGAAGAAAATTGAAGAAAATACTCAAAGTTCATGGTATAGCGCAATAATTAATAATATAGATAAAAATGAAACCTCTGGTTTCTCAGAATATGAAACATACGGGAACTTTGTTCTTTCAAATTATCCTCAAAACATTAAAAGGGAGTATTTTTTCAATATAAGTTTAAATTCTAAAAAAATAGTAGAATTGGATAGAATTGCAATAAATTTAAGTAAAAAATATAGATCGGTTTCGTTTCATAGTTATAATCGGTAA
- a CDS encoding alpha-1,2-fucosyltransferase: MADGRLGNQIFQYMFLKTISKKNERIICLNMKMLFKSFDFDKHIIWHSSDKYVCLLIQKIIIPLLLRPLSKVRIINYIEQKKDLNLRPLPDWREKKGLFSYIRYVNTDFFQSEIFFNQSQINISNLQIKGKYLTEARQFLSEISDNYTKVFVHIRRGDYIRESFMEERGIDLPKYYFENAINLIKEKIKNPFFIFLSDDPSYIECCFQEIEPKIISKKSMQVDLAIMTLCKAGVISNSSFSWWGAYLMNERNLVIAPKYWYGWKKKIESHPGIQPSFSIIIDVNKDKNHWLW; encoded by the coding sequence TTGGCAGATGGAAGGTTGGGTAATCAAATCTTTCAATACATGTTTTTAAAAACAATATCAAAAAAAAATGAGCGAATAATTTGTTTGAATATGAAGATGCTTTTTAAATCATTTGATTTTGACAAACATATTATTTGGCATAGTTCAGATAAGTACGTATGTTTGTTAATTCAGAAGATTATTATACCATTATTGCTTAGGCCACTATCTAAGGTTAGAATAATAAACTACATTGAACAAAAAAAAGATCTCAATTTACGTCCACTGCCTGATTGGAGAGAAAAAAAAGGATTATTCTCTTATATCAGGTATGTAAATACTGATTTCTTCCAATCAGAGATATTCTTTAATCAGAGTCAAATAAACATTTCAAATTTGCAAATCAAAGGAAAATATTTAACAGAAGCTAGGCAATTTCTATCAGAAATATCTGATAATTATACAAAAGTTTTTGTTCACATTAGGAGAGGAGATTATATAAGAGAATCTTTTATGGAAGAACGAGGAATAGATCTTCCAAAGTATTATTTTGAAAATGCTATAAATCTCATCAAAGAAAAAATAAAAAATCCTTTTTTTATCTTTTTGTCAGACGATCCTTCATATATAGAATGCTGTTTTCAAGAAATAGAACCAAAAATTATTTCAAAAAAATCTATGCAAGTTGACTTAGCAATAATGACCTTGTGCAAAGCAGGAGTCATTTCGAATAGTTCTTTTTCGTGGTGGGGTGCGTATCTGATGAATGAAAGAAACTTGGTAATAGCACCGAAATATTGGTACGGTTGGAAAAAGAAAATAGAATCACATCCGGGCATTCAACCTTCCTTTTCGATCATCATAGATGTCAATAAAGATAAAAATCATTGGCTTTGGTAA
- a CDS encoding IS1 family transposase (programmed frameshift): MNCPRCNSFTHKKNGIVFGRQRYKCSDCGYNYTVELKSTASSPSVKRQALQLYLEGLGFRSIGRFLGVSHVSVQNWIKKFGQELKDLKSENEISIVEMDEIHTYIGNKKYCWIWIAVDRVGKKFINCSFGSRGTETGQLIWEKLKQKKIGKVMTDHWRAYAEFLPENIHTQSKAETYTVEGYNDILRHFLARLRRKTKCYTKSLEMLKYSVLLLMKHRNKEIAIIS; this comes from the exons ATGAATTGCCCAAGGTGTAATAGTTTCACTCACAAAAAGAATGGTATAGTTTTTGGACGTCAACGCTACAAATGCTCTGATTGTGGCTATAACTATACAGTAGAGTTAAAATCAACTGCTAGCTCCCCTTCTGTCAAGAGACAGGCTTTGCAACTCTATCTTGAAGGATTAGGATTTCGCTCAATAGGAAGATTTTTAGGAGTAAGTCATGTTTCTGTCCAAAACTGGATAAAGAAATTTGGTCAAGAGTTGAAGGACTTGAAAAGCGAAAATGAGATATCTATTGTTGAAATGGATGAGATACACACTTACATCGGTAAC AAAAAATATTGCTGGATCTGGATTGCTGTTGATAGAGTTGGGAAAAAGTTCATCAACTGCTCTTTTGGTAGCAGAGGAACTGAAACTGGACAACTAATATGGGAAAAATTAAAGCAGAAAAAGATTGGAAAAGTGATGACAGATCACTGGAGAGCATATGCAGAGTTTCTTCCAGAAAATATTCATACTCAATCTAAAGCAGAAACATATACAGTTGAAGGGTATAACGACATATTGAGGCACTTTCTGGCAAGGTTGAGACGAAAGACAAAATGTTATACGAAGAGTCTTGAAATGCTAAAGTACTCTGTTCTTCTATTAATGAAACATAGAAATAAAGAGATAGCTATAATTAGTTAA
- a CDS encoding class I SAM-dependent methyltransferase, translating to MNIDYSRQYSIWHSDSPEHIENMKIYYEKLLMPYIPRDKNSFILDVGCGMGFSLIALKDMGFKNIEGIDIDSKQIQSCLNKMLNVTLVEDSIEYLSKKEDTYDMILAFDVIEHVPHQYQLEFVTAIQKAIRSDGILVCTVPNANSTLASRWRYIDWTHHISFTEHSLDFLLYNAGFKNVRVFETEFFQAPRLSSIFSHLILTKCFWSSVIHWFCFRSVRALRRIEMIAELGWGQGKVIPLSLNILATADKRS from the coding sequence ATGAACATTGATTATTCAAGACAGTATTCAATTTGGCATTCTGACAGTCCGGAACATATCGAAAATATGAAAATATATTATGAGAAATTATTGATGCCCTATATACCGCGAGACAAAAACAGTTTCATTTTGGATGTAGGCTGTGGAATGGGATTTTCTTTGATAGCATTAAAAGATATGGGATTTAAAAATATCGAAGGTATAGATATCGATTCCAAGCAGATACAATCCTGTTTAAATAAAATGTTGAATGTGACACTGGTTGAAGATTCAATTGAATATCTTTCAAAGAAAGAAGATACTTACGATATGATACTTGCTTTTGATGTGATAGAGCATGTACCACATCAATACCAGCTAGAGTTCGTTACTGCAATTCAAAAAGCTATAAGATCAGACGGAATTCTGGTATGTACTGTCCCAAATGCTAATTCAACATTAGCAAGTAGATGGAGGTATATTGACTGGACTCACCACATAAGCTTTACAGAGCACAGCTTAGATTTTCTTTTATACAACGCTGGATTTAAGAATGTAAGAGTTTTTGAAACTGAATTTTTTCAGGCGCCGAGACTTTCGTCTATATTTAGTCATCTCATTTTAACGAAGTGTTTTTGGAGTTCCGTCATTCATTGGTTTTGTTTTCGTTCAGTCCGTGCCTTACGAAGAATAGAAATGATTGCAGAGCTAGGCTGGGGACAAGGTAAAGTCATTCCATTATCTTTGAACATACTTGCAACAGCGGATAAGAGATCATGA